From a single Meiothermus sp. Pnk-1 genomic region:
- a CDS encoding superoxide dismutase encodes MSYPFKLPERPYAADALEPHIDAKTMEVHYQGHHLAYVNNLNAALEKHPELHGWELEDLLRRINEVPEDIRTAVRNNGGGHHNHTLFWDILTPGGAKEPTGKLAEAINSTFGSFDEFKKQLTQAGATRFGSGWAWLVKDKGGKLKIYSTANQDSPLMEGDTPLLGIDVWEHAYYLKYQNRRPEYLAAIWNVINWDKVAERF; translated from the coding sequence ATGAGTTACCCGTTCAAGTTGCCCGAACGCCCGTATGCCGCGGATGCCCTCGAGCCCCACATCGACGCTAAAACCATGGAGGTGCACTACCAGGGCCACCACCTGGCCTACGTCAACAACCTCAACGCCGCCTTGGAAAAGCACCCCGAGCTCCACGGCTGGGAGCTAGAGGACCTGCTACGCCGGATCAACGAGGTGCCCGAGGACATCCGCACCGCCGTGCGCAACAATGGCGGCGGCCACCACAACCACACCCTATTCTGGGACATCCTCACCCCCGGCGGGGCCAAGGAACCTACCGGCAAGCTGGCCGAGGCCATCAACTCTACCTTTGGCAGCTTCGATGAGTTCAAGAAGCAGCTGACCCAAGCCGGGGCCACCCGCTTTGGCTCGGGCTGGGCCTGGCTGGTGAAGGACAAGGGCGGCAAGCTGAAAATCTACAGCACCGCCAACCAGGACTCCCCCCTCATGGAAGGCGACACCCCACTTTTGGGCATCGACGTGTGGGAGCACGCCTACTACCTCAAGTACCAAAACCGCCGGCCCGAATATCTGGCGGCGATCTGGAACGTGATCAACTGGGACAAGGTAGCCGAGCGCTTCTAA
- the fumC gene encoding class II fumarate hydratase: protein MSYRIEKDTMGEVKVPADRYWGAQTQRSIQNFPIGVERFKMPRSIIRALGILKKSAALANAELGELPRDKAELIVRAAEEVIAGKLDEHFPLVVFQTGSGTQSNMNANEVIANRAIELAGGVLGSKDPIHPNDHVNRGQSSNDTFPTAMHIAVVEELHRQLYPNVKRLRDTLAAKAEAYQDVVKVGRTHLQDATPITLGQEIGSWVAQIDYGLEQVRHAEGGLYELAIGGTAVGTGLNAHPKFGDLCAAYIAKETGFPFVSAKNKFAALAAHDALVTTSAALRTLAGALFKMANDVRWLASGPRNGIGELIIPENEPGSSIMPGKVNPTQSEALTMVCVQVFGNDAAVAFAGTQGNFQLNVYKPVMVYNVLTSIQLLGDASLAFNDHCAVGLEPNLPRIRENLEKNLMLVTALNRHIGYDKAAAIAKKAHKEGTSLKEAALALGYLSEEEFDRWVVPIEMTKPSEG from the coding sequence ATGAGCTACCGCATCGAAAAAGACACCATGGGCGAGGTAAAGGTACCGGCGGACCGCTACTGGGGGGCCCAAACCCAGCGCTCCATCCAAAACTTCCCTATTGGGGTAGAGCGCTTCAAGATGCCCCGGAGCATAATCCGGGCGCTGGGCATCCTCAAGAAAAGCGCCGCCTTGGCCAACGCCGAGCTGGGCGAGCTGCCCCGCGACAAAGCCGAGCTCATCGTACGGGCCGCCGAAGAGGTGATCGCCGGGAAGCTCGACGAGCACTTCCCGCTGGTGGTCTTCCAGACCGGCTCGGGCACCCAGAGCAACATGAACGCCAACGAGGTGATCGCCAACCGAGCCATCGAGCTTGCAGGAGGGGTGCTGGGCTCCAAGGACCCCATCCACCCCAACGACCACGTCAACCGGGGGCAATCCTCCAACGACACCTTCCCCACCGCCATGCACATCGCGGTGGTAGAGGAGCTGCACCGCCAGCTCTACCCCAACGTGAAGCGGCTGCGCGACACCCTGGCGGCCAAGGCCGAAGCCTACCAGGACGTGGTCAAGGTGGGCCGCACCCACCTGCAAGACGCCACCCCCATCACCCTGGGTCAGGAGATCGGGAGCTGGGTCGCGCAAATCGACTACGGCCTCGAGCAGGTGCGCCACGCCGAGGGGGGGTTGTACGAGCTGGCCATCGGCGGGACCGCGGTGGGCACCGGGCTCAACGCCCACCCCAAGTTCGGCGACCTCTGCGCCGCCTACATCGCCAAGGAAACCGGCTTTCCCTTCGTCTCGGCCAAGAACAAGTTCGCCGCGCTCGCCGCCCACGACGCCCTGGTGACCACCAGCGCCGCGCTGCGCACCCTGGCCGGAGCCCTCTTCAAGATGGCCAACGACGTGCGCTGGCTGGCCTCTGGTCCGCGCAACGGCATCGGGGAACTCATCATCCCCGAGAACGAGCCCGGCTCCTCGATCATGCCCGGCAAGGTCAACCCCACCCAGAGCGAGGCCCTGACCATGGTCTGCGTGCAGGTCTTCGGCAACGACGCAGCGGTGGCCTTCGCCGGCACTCAGGGCAACTTCCAGCTCAACGTCTACAAGCCGGTGATGGTGTACAACGTCCTCACCAGCATCCAGCTCCTGGGCGATGCCTCTTTGGCCTTCAACGACCACTGCGCGGTGGGCCTCGAGCCCAACCTGCCCCGCATCCGGGAGAACCTGGAGAAGAACCTGATGCTGGTCACCGCGCTCAACCGCCACATCGGCTACGACAAGGCCGCCGCCATCGCCAAGAAAGCCCACAAGGAGGGCACCAGCCTCAAGGAAGCGGCCCTGGCGCTGGGCTATTTGAGCGAGGAGGAGTTCGACCGCTGGGTGGTGCCAATAGAGATGACGAAGCCCAGCGAAGGCTAG
- a CDS encoding YpdA family putative bacillithiol disulfide reductase, producing the protein MYDLVIVGAGPVGLAAAIEAKRAGLEAVVLEKGTLLETIYRWPRETVFFSEAKNLEIGGHPFPSLAPKPTRREALQYYRRVAEVEGLEVRTYTEATGIAGQEGNFTVRYHDREGEGRMSARFVLVATGYYGNPNRLGVPGENLPHVRYGIEETLPYWNREVVVLGGSNSAVETALDLYRGGARVTVVHREREIRPSVKYWLKPDFENRVKEGAIRLILNAEVREITPNEVRLVERSSTQASLTRLRADFVVVLIGYRAVDQLLRQAGARFGGESDAPLLSEVFETSIPGLFVAGSAGFGHDTRTVFIENGREHAKIAVREIARRTQEVPR; encoded by the coding sequence ATGTACGACTTGGTGATCGTCGGAGCGGGGCCGGTGGGCTTGGCGGCGGCCATCGAGGCCAAGCGGGCCGGGCTCGAGGCGGTGGTGCTGGAAAAGGGTACCCTGCTTGAGACCATCTACCGCTGGCCGCGCGAGACGGTCTTCTTCAGCGAGGCCAAAAACCTCGAGATCGGAGGTCACCCTTTTCCCTCCCTGGCCCCCAAGCCTACCCGCCGCGAAGCCTTGCAGTACTACCGCCGGGTAGCGGAGGTAGAGGGGCTCGAGGTCCGTACCTATACCGAGGCGACGGGAATCGCCGGTCAAGAAGGGAATTTCACCGTTCGCTACCACGACCGGGAGGGGGAGGGCAGGATGTCGGCCCGGTTCGTCCTGGTGGCCACCGGCTATTACGGCAATCCCAACCGGCTCGGCGTGCCGGGCGAGAACTTGCCCCATGTCCGCTACGGGATCGAGGAGACCCTGCCTTACTGGAACCGCGAGGTGGTAGTGCTGGGCGGCTCAAACAGCGCGGTGGAAACCGCCCTTGACCTATATCGGGGTGGGGCTAGGGTCACCGTCGTCCACCGCGAGAGAGAGATTCGGCCTAGCGTCAAGTACTGGCTCAAGCCCGACTTCGAGAACCGGGTCAAGGAGGGGGCGATCCGCCTCATCCTGAATGCCGAGGTGCGGGAGATTACCCCCAACGAAGTGAGGCTTGTGGAGCGCTCGAGCACTCAGGCGTCTCTTACCCGCCTCCGCGCCGACTTCGTGGTCGTGCTGATTGGGTACCGGGCAGTGGACCAACTTTTGCGCCAGGCGGGAGCCCGTTTTGGCGGGGAGAGCGATGCTCCCTTGCTCTCCGAGGTCTTCGAAACCTCGATTCCCGGCTTGTTCGTGGCAGGTAGCGCAGGCTTTGGCCACGACACCCGCACGGTCTTTATCGAAAATGGCCGGGAGCACGCCAAAATCGCGGTTAGAGAGATCGCCCGGCGGACGCAGGAGGTGCCGCGATGA
- a CDS encoding cupin domain-containing protein yields the protein MTSAEVIRILGLKPHPEGGHYIQTFKSPLLLEARQGQRAASTAIYFLLEAGDFSAWHRVCSDEVWHFYAGGGLELHLLSEEGVYSKVRMGSNLLQGERPQAVVPAGVWQAACPVGNYALVGCTVAPGFEFADFELPSREELGRRFPQHAELIARLTR from the coding sequence ATGACCTCGGCGGAGGTGATCCGGATCCTGGGGCTGAAGCCGCATCCCGAGGGGGGCCACTACATCCAGACCTTCAAGTCTCCGCTCCTCCTGGAGGCGCGGCAGGGGCAGCGGGCAGCTTCCACCGCGATTTACTTTTTGCTCGAGGCTGGGGATTTTTCCGCTTGGCACAGGGTTTGCTCGGACGAGGTATGGCATTTTTATGCAGGGGGCGGGCTCGAGCTGCACCTGCTGAGCGAGGAGGGGGTATACAGCAAGGTTCGCATGGGTTCGAACCTCCTGCAAGGGGAGAGGCCTCAAGCCGTGGTTCCGGCGGGGGTCTGGCAAGCGGCGTGCCCGGTGGGGAATTATGCGCTTGTGGGCTGCACGGTGGCTCCCGGGTTTGAGTTTGCGGACTTTGAATTGCCCTCCCGGGAGGAGCTGGGTCGGCGTTTCCCTCAGCACGCCGAGCTCATCGCGCGCCTGACCCGCTAA